AGATTAAGAAGGCGATACTATCGGCCGAGAATCGTGTGAAAGGTTTTGTTTTTGGATCGAGCGAGAAACCTCGAGAGAGCCACTTGGGGAACTTGGGGGGCTCCAGGGATTCACCAAAAGAACAACCATGATCCTGTTGTCTTGTTCACTTCGTGCCGAAGAACGTCTGTCTTGACTCTTAGAGCTGCTTAGCCTTTGGTTCGGTTTGAGCAGGATATCACAGTTTTTGTATGGTCTGTGGTTAGTGTGATGTATATACCATGGGAGACCAGTTCAGTTTTTGCGAATGTAAGTAACCTCGACTGTGGAATTAGACAGAAGTGTTTTAATTGAGTTTCTTCGACTCAGTGCGATCCTATT
The sequence above is drawn from the Rhodamnia argentea isolate NSW1041297 chromosome 9, ASM2092103v1, whole genome shotgun sequence genome and encodes:
- the LOC115748631 gene encoding uncharacterized protein LOC115748631, with amino-acid sequence MNPRTDKLVRRTTMVATITASYFLLTADYGPEPNALDPIKKAILSAENRVKGFVFGSSEKPRESHLGNLGGSRDSPKEQP